The Bartonella grahamii subsp. shimonis region TAATGGTTGATTTATTTGTGTATTGGTCGATTGCCCAGTGCTTACCTAGGCAATATAAAATAAAATGTAGCGACGAAAAATTGAATTTAAATGATTTAAGCTGCTTGTATTAGGTTTTATTATCTGATAACTTTCTTCTATTAGAGAGGAATTTTGCTGCGTGTGAGCTTCAGTTTTGGGAAGATGATTAAGCTCAGACAGGCTTGTATCCACTACATTGCTTCGGTGAATCTCTGTATGTTTCTGTTGGAAACAAGAGTGGTATTGCAGTATGTTGCTTTCCGTTCTATTTTTATAGTGGTAAAGTAATGTTGTGCACTAAAGTTTAGAAGGATTTATGTTCGTTATGTCTTTGGGGGGAAGTGTCTAATGAATTTTATCTTTGTTAATGCGTTTGGTTTTGTTGGTAAAAACGTAAAACTTTTGACACTTAGTTTTCAAAAGATTAAGCAGACTTTTGTGGAGAGGGGGTAGAGTTTTAGAAAAGATATTTCCTTATGTCTTTATTGCTATTTTAATGCTGTTTTGATCATGTAGTAAAGATGCGTTGCATCTTGAAATTGAGTATTTGAGGGGAATGACGATTTTTAATGTTTGCATATTTTATTTTAAATACTGCCTAAAGGAATAGAATAGTGAATCCGTAAATCTTTGCGTAATGATTTTTTTAAACTTACCATTTTTTTGGGGGCTGCAAGGCTTATCATTTTGATGATTAATGGGGGCTAATATATTGCATTATCGTATGCAAAGGAAGGATATGAAAAGAATGTGATACTGGTTAGCAAAACATATATTGCATGTTCGCTATAGTTTGATTGAGACGTAGGTCAATGAATTTATAAAGTAAATGACTCTGTATAGGCGATTAGAATGTATTTATTCAATGTGTATAATATAAATTTGCCATGTTATTTTAGTGCCATTAATTAATAAAAAATAAATAAAAGGAAAAGTCTATGAGCTTAAAAAGAAAAATATTGAAAAGTAGCAGCTCTCTTGTTGCTGCTCTTATTGCACTAGGGGTAGTTGTACAACAGGTTTCAGCAAAAACACCGGCTGATACTCTTGTGATGGCTTGGAATCTGGATGCAATCAGTACGTTTGATCCTGCGCAGCTCACTGATGTTTATGGAAGTGAAATTATTGGAAACGTCTGTGATAATTTGGTCAGTACTGCGACAGATGATCCTGCCAAAATGGTTCCAGCTTTAGCAACGCATTGGGATGTTTCAGGTGATGATCACAGTACGGTGATTACTTTTCATTTGCGTGATGGTTTGAAGTTTAATAATGGCAAGCCAGCCAATGCCAATGATCTTGTTTGGGGTATGAAGCGGGTTGTCAAATTGAAGATGGGTAATGCGGCAATTTTTAATGAATATGGAATTACAGAACAAAATGTTGATGATGCTTTGCAAGCTCTTGATGAAAAAACAGTGGTGATGAAATTTGATAAACCTTATCCAGCAGAGCTCATTCTTAATAATATTGTTGCGAGTCGTGCAACAGCTTTGCTTGATCGTAAGACAATTATGAAACACGAAAAAAATGGTGATTTGGGAAATCAGTATTTGAAAACTCATGCTGCTTGTGTTGGTCCTTATCAGTTAAAACGTTGGAGCCCTGGAGAAGCGATTTTATTGCGTGCAAGCTCTCACTATTGGGGACAAGCACCTAAACTAAAGCAGATTGTAATTCGCCATGTTGCGGAGCCCGGAACACAGCGCTTGTTATTGCAAAAACATGATATTGATGTTGCTCGTAATTTGACACCTGAAGATCTTGCAGATCTGCAAAAAACAACAGATGTTAAAGTTGAAAAAGTGTTGGTGCCAACCATGATGTACTGGGGATTTAATACGACGAATCCCATTTTTGCCAATGAAAAAGTACGCTTGGCGATGCGTTATCTCATAGATTATGAAGGTCTTGGCAAGAAACTTCTCAAAGGGATTGGTATACCACGGGCAAGTTTTATTCCTCTTGGCAATTTTGGGGCTTTGGATGAAAAAGAAGGACAACCCTTTAAGCTTGATATTCAAAAAGCCAAGCAGCTTTTAGCAGAGGCCGGTTATCCGAACGGATTTGAGGCAAATTTTCTCGTGTCAAATACGCCTTATACTTTGTTACTTGCTCAGTCACTCCAAGATAGTGCTGCGCAGGCAGGGGTGCATCTTAAAATTGAACGTGTGGCAGGTACACAGTTGTTTTCAAAAGTGAATGCTCGGGCTTTTGATACGGCTTTTGTCGGCTGGAATAATGATTCTGCGGATCCTCATACAATGGCTTCACGTCTTGTTTATAATCCAGATAATCGGTTTGAGGCTAGAAACACTGCCTATCCTAGTTGGAAGCATGGGTATTTTGATGCCAAGATGAATCAAAAAGTTGAAGATGCATTGTTTCAAAAAGATCCGCAAAAACGGGCGCAAATATATGCTGATTTACAACGTGAACTTATGCAAAAAGGACCTTATGCGTTTATTTACCAGCAATATAGCGTTATAGCGATGACACCGGATGTCAAAAAGTGGGTTTGGAATAGTGCGCCACGTATTTTTTATAGTAAAATTGAAAAATAAAGGTGTCTTTTCGTATTGTCAAAGGTCAAAATAGCTTGATCATAATTGTATGATAAAAATATTCTTTCACATAAAAGTCCTTCAGTTTTAAAAGGATGAAACTGTGAGAGATGTTTGTTCTGTATATGATGGAGGCCGTTTATTAAGGAGGGATGAATATGGGAAGTTGTCTTGGAGAGTATCTTTGTTTATTTACAGATTCTCTGCATCCTGAATATAGATTGACGTATGAGAGAATTATTTTACAGATGCTTAGTTTGGCTCAATGAAGTTGTGTTTGATACCATGCTGTTTAAAAGATGAAAGAGCAAAATCACAACTACTGTGTGTGAAAAAGCATAAGAATATAATAGGAAAAAAATAGAGAAAAAAGAATGTTAAAAAGAATTTGTATTTTATTCAGCACAATAGGTTTTTTAAATGGGGCTATAGTATCAGCATTTAGTGCTTCATCTAAAGATATATTGGTGATGGCATGGAATATTGATTCAATTATTAGTTTTGATCCAGCGCAAACTGTTGAGGTTGTGACGAGTGAGTTATTGACGAATATGTGTAGCGCGTTAGTGCAATATGATGAGCATGACCCTACAAAAATTCGTCCTGCTATGGCAAAATCTTGGGATGTTTTAGATAATGGCAAACGAATAGTTTTTCATCTTCGTGATGATTTAAAGTTTGATGATGGAAGAACAGCAACGGCGCAAGATTTGGTATGGTCGATGCGGCGGATTATTAAATTAGGATTGAGTTATGCCCAATCTTTAATGGATTATGGGTTTACCAAAAACAATGTTAAAACAAATATTCAGGCTCTTGATGATAAGACTTTACAATTGAAATTAGATAAACCCTATCCTATTCAACTCATATTGACTGTTATTGGACAATCTTATGCTTCTGCTTTGCTTGATCGGAAAACAATTGAAGCGCAGAGTATTAACGGTGATATGGGGAATAAATATTTAGCGACACATTCGGCTTGTGTTGGACCTTATAAATTGGTGAGCTGGTCTCCAGGAGATAAAGTTGTATTAAAGGCTACACAGCATTATTGGGGCGATGTGCCTAAAATTAAGCATATTGTTGTGCAGCACGTAGCAGATTCATCAAGTCAAAGACTTCTTTTGGAAAAAGGTGATGTGGATATAGCGCGTGATCTTTCTTCAGAGGATATTTTAGATCTTGAAAAAAAGGGAGGCCCAGTCAAAATTAGTCGTGTTTTGCGCCCTCAGATTATTTATCTATCATTAAATAATAAGAATGCAATTTTTGCAAACGAAAAGGTCAGATTGGCACTTCGTTATTTGGT contains the following coding sequences:
- a CDS encoding ABC transporter substrate-binding protein is translated as MSLKRKILKSSSSLVAALIALGVVVQQVSAKTPADTLVMAWNLDAISTFDPAQLTDVYGSEIIGNVCDNLVSTATDDPAKMVPALATHWDVSGDDHSTVITFHLRDGLKFNNGKPANANDLVWGMKRVVKLKMGNAAIFNEYGITEQNVDDALQALDEKTVVMKFDKPYPAELILNNIVASRATALLDRKTIMKHEKNGDLGNQYLKTHAACVGPYQLKRWSPGEAILLRASSHYWGQAPKLKQIVIRHVAEPGTQRLLLQKHDIDVARNLTPEDLADLQKTTDVKVEKVLVPTMMYWGFNTTNPIFANEKVRLAMRYLIDYEGLGKKLLKGIGIPRASFIPLGNFGALDEKEGQPFKLDIQKAKQLLAEAGYPNGFEANFLVSNTPYTLLLAQSLQDSAAQAGVHLKIERVAGTQLFSKVNARAFDTAFVGWNNDSADPHTMASRLVYNPDNRFEARNTAYPSWKHGYFDAKMNQKVEDALFQKDPQKRAQIYADLQRELMQKGPYAFIYQQYSVIAMTPDVKKWVWNSAPRIFYSKIEK
- a CDS encoding ABC transporter substrate-binding protein — protein: MLKRICILFSTIGFLNGAIVSAFSASSKDILVMAWNIDSIISFDPAQTVEVVTSELLTNMCSALVQYDEHDPTKIRPAMAKSWDVLDNGKRIVFHLRDDLKFDDGRTATAQDLVWSMRRIIKLGLSYAQSLMDYGFTKNNVKTNIQALDDKTLQLKLDKPYPIQLILTVIGQSYASALLDRKTIEAQSINGDMGNKYLATHSACVGPYKLVSWSPGDKVVLKATQHYWGDVPKIKHIVVQHVADSSSQRLLLEKGDVDIARDLSSEDILDLEKKGGPVKISRVLRPQIIYLSLNNKNAIFANEKVRLALRYLVDYEGLGTTVLKGIAIPRATYMSLGVPGALDEKEGQPFKLDLKKAKQLITEAGYPNGFKANLLVGSLSYMSSVAQSIQANARKIGIELTIEKMAQNQLLSRVRGGNYDTAIMGWGSADPDGHPASLNHVFNPDPTFTKKHNMYLAWRAGYYDENINNMVMGALFEQDPNKRIMQYRTLQHYVLEHGPMVYLFQTYYTVGMGPDVKKWIWNSYRLYYNEAEK